From one Portunus trituberculatus isolate SZX2019 chromosome 8, ASM1759143v1, whole genome shotgun sequence genomic stretch:
- the LOC123499765 gene encoding tigger transposable element-derived protein 1-like, with protein sequence MAPKGKADSSECSASKKRKAITMEVKVDIIKRSQKGETPTNIGRSLGLSRSTVATIIKDKERIMEHVKGSAPMKATVITKQRSGLIIEMERLLVVWLEEQNQRRILVSLMVIQEKAKRLFEALKDEKGKGSESEEFVASRGWFMRFKARANYHNLKVQGEAASGDEKAASEFPKALAEIIKEEGYSAHQVFNVDETGLFWKHMPDRTYIAKEKSAPGHKASKDRITLLFWGNAAGDFKLKPFLVYQAENPRALKGIWKSQLPVILKANKKAWVTLAVFEDWFINYFVPSVEWYLASKGIPFKVLLVLDNAPGHPAHLGDFNPNVKVVYLPPNTTALLQPMDQGVIASFKAYYLRRTIAMALQATETKKNLTLKDFWKSYNILDAVKNIADSWEEVKQTNMNGVWKNCVLNLWVISMGLRTQFSMLLRMLLP encoded by the coding sequence atggCTCCCAAGGGTAAGGCAGACTCTTCTGAATGTAGTGcatcaaagaagagaaaggccaTCACCATGGAAGTTAAAGTGGACATTATAAAGAGATCACAAAAGGgagaaacaccaacaaacattgGCCGGTCGCTTGGACTTAGTCGTTCCACTGTGGCTACCATCATCAAAGATAAAGAGCGCATTATGGAACATGTGAAAGGATCTGCTCCTATGAAAGCAACAGTGATAACCAAGCAGCGTAGTGGTCTAATTATTGAGATGGAAAGATTATTGGTGGTTTGGTTGGAAGAACAAAATCAACGGCGTATTCTAGTGAGCCTTATGGTGATTCAGGAGAAGGCGAAAAGATTGTTTGAGGCACTGAAAgatgaaaaggggaaaggaagtgaaagtgaagagtTTGTGGCTAGTAGGGGTTGGTTTATGCGATTTAAGGCTCGGGCCAATTACCATAACCTTAAAGTGCAAGGTGAAGCTGCTAGTGGTGATGAGAAAGCAGCAAGTGAATTTCCTAAAGCGTTGGCTGAGATAATTAAGGAGGAGGGTTATTCTGCTCATCAAGTGTTCAACGTGGATGAGACAGGCTTATTTTGGAAACATATGCCTGACCGCACTTACATCGCCAAGGAGAAGTCAGCACCAGGTCATAAAGCCAGCAAGGACAGGATAACTTTACTTTTTTGGGGAAATGCTGCTGGCGACTTCAAACTGAAGCCCTTCCTTGTGTATCAGGCTGAAAATCCAAGGGCACTCAAGGGCATTTGGAAGAGTCAACTACCAGTCATTTTGAAGGCAAATAAGAAGGCATGGGTGACACTTGCAGTGTTTGAGGACTGGTTCATCAACTATTTTGTGCCAAGTGTGGAGTGGTATTTGGCCTCCAAGGGTATCCCTTTTAAGGTGTTGCTAGTGCTGGACAATGCCCCTGGACACCCTGCCCACCTGGGAGACTTTAACCCTAATGTCAAGGTGGTTTACCTTCCACCTAATACCACGGCCCTGTTACAGCCTATGGACCAAGGAGTGATAGCTTCGTTCAAGGCCTACTACCTCCGAAGGACAATTGCTATGGCTTTACAGGCAACTGAAACCAAGAAGAATTTGACCCTAAAAGACTTTTGGAAATCCTACAACATCCTTGATGCCGTGAAGAACATTGCTGATTCCTGGGAGGAGGTtaagcaaacaaacatgaatGGTGTTTGGAAAAACTGTGTCCTCAATTTGTGGGTGATTTCCATGGGTTTGAGGACACAGTTCAGCATGTTATTAAGAATGTTGTTGCCCTGA